Proteins from one Pontibacter korlensis genomic window:
- a CDS encoding VOC family protein produces the protein MDIKKVKETCLYVKDLEVTKRFYHDKLGFKVIGEVGGRHVFFRAGASVLLCFNPHASRKSINLPPHFGSGQLHLAFEVEKEQYEPWKKKVEELGIAIEQEYDWGGGFLSFYFRDPDEHLLEVVMEGMWERGG, from the coding sequence ATGGATATTAAAAAGGTAAAAGAAACCTGCTTATATGTAAAGGACCTTGAGGTGACCAAGAGGTTTTACCATGATAAGCTGGGTTTTAAAGTTATAGGTGAAGTGGGGGGAAGGCATGTGTTCTTCAGAGCGGGTGCCTCTGTGTTACTCTGCTTTAACCCACACGCCTCCCGTAAAAGTATAAACCTGCCTCCACACTTCGGCTCTGGCCAATTGCACCTTGCATTCGAAGTAGAGAAAGAACAGTATGAGCCGTGGAAAAAGAAAGTTGAGGAGCTTGGTATTGCTATTGAGCAGGAGTATGATTGGGGTGGAGGATTTTTGTCATTTTACTTCCGCGACCCAGACGAACATCTGCTGGAAGTGGTGATGGAAGGCATGTGGGAGAGAGGAGGCTGA
- a CDS encoding SdpI family protein, protein MLFLHLLPGLLVLLIGVVINVRPPKHNNWFYGFRTHYSMRNIENWREANIYYAKLLIGIGVVSVVAGWLCALLLFVPVSILVLVGLMLLLLIGSIVLTNEHLKRKYGEW, encoded by the coding sequence ATGCTGTTCCTACACCTTTTGCCTGGCCTGCTTGTGCTATTGATTGGAGTTGTGATAAACGTTCGACCTCCCAAGCACAATAACTGGTTCTATGGCTTCCGCACGCATTACTCAATGCGCAACATAGAAAACTGGAGAGAGGCAAATATCTACTATGCGAAGCTTCTGATAGGGATAGGAGTTGTTTCTGTTGTGGCAGGCTGGCTTTGCGCTTTGCTGCTGTTTGTTCCGGTAAGTATACTTGTACTTGTGGGACTGATGCTTCTGCTACTGATTGGAAGTATCGTGTTGACTAACGAGCACCTGAAGCGAAAGTATGGAGAGTGGTAA
- the lgt gene encoding prolipoprotein diacylglyceryl transferase — translation MNILNYITWNVDPEIFSIGPLSIRWYGLLFALGFIIGQRILTKIYVAEGRTEGDVDVITIYMIVGTVLGARLGHTLFYSPEYYLSNPIEILKIWEGGLASHGATIGILLALWLFSRKYKFDYMWVLDRIVIVVALGGALIRLGNLMNSEIFGHPTNLPWGFIFVRQNEYSHVPRHPTQLYESLSVFLLFVLLYWLWKKYKSALPRGLLFGIFVTALFTFRFLVEFLKENQVAKEATMALNIGQQLSIPLILIGLIILFRVWQNPKPALPGGKVQERTKA, via the coding sequence ATGAACATATTAAACTATATAACCTGGAACGTTGATCCCGAAATATTCAGCATTGGACCCTTGAGCATCCGCTGGTATGGGCTACTTTTCGCGCTGGGTTTTATTATCGGGCAACGCATTCTTACTAAGATATACGTAGCTGAAGGCCGCACCGAAGGCGATGTGGACGTGATTACCATCTACATGATCGTAGGTACAGTGTTGGGTGCACGCTTGGGACATACGCTGTTCTACTCTCCAGAATATTACCTGAGCAACCCGATTGAAATACTGAAAATCTGGGAAGGTGGGTTAGCCAGCCATGGTGCGACAATTGGTATTCTGCTGGCGCTGTGGCTATTCAGCCGCAAGTATAAATTCGACTATATGTGGGTGCTGGACCGCATTGTGATTGTGGTGGCATTGGGAGGAGCCTTGATTCGCTTGGGTAACCTGATGAACTCTGAGATCTTCGGACATCCGACTAACCTGCCGTGGGGCTTCATATTTGTACGTCAGAATGAATATTCTCACGTGCCGCGCCACCCTACGCAGTTGTATGAGTCGCTGAGCGTGTTCCTGCTGTTTGTGCTGCTTTACTGGCTCTGGAAGAAGTATAAAAGTGCTTTGCCAAGGGGACTGCTGTTTGGCATATTCGTTACGGCACTATTTACCTTCCGCTTCTTAGTGGAGTTCCTGAAAGAGAACCAAGTGGCAAAAGAGGCAACTATGGCCCTGAATATTGGGCAGCAGCTGAGCATTCCGCTCATTCTTATTGGCCTGATTATCCTGTTCAGGGTATGGCAGAATCCGAAGCCAGCACTGCCTGGCGGTAAGGTGCAGGAGAGGACCAAGGCATAA
- the nadE gene encoding NAD(+) synthase: MEETRLMLAAAALNQTPMDWAGNLQNIHTAISEAKQNSTHILLLPELCITGYGCEDMFLSPWLSEMAFNQLLQIKEWCDGITVAVGLPVFLDKKVYNTACVIKHKEIIGFTAKQFLANDGVHYEPRWFTPWPAHEVQEFEFFGQKYKIGDIIYEEQGVKYAFEICEDAWRPNRPAERHMPKGVQLILNPSASHFALSKTDVRHRLVVEASKKYQCAYMYANLLGNEAGKMIYDGEVLVAQNGKLIRRNELLCFKDVDLECAEVCFSDKPVIEEVIEYLPPIDENTELVSALSLALFDYMRKSRSRGFVLSLSGGADSSLCAVAVAEMVRRGVESIGMEAFMNKALLFTEEEKAAIGQMPQQEALKAMVGKLLTCAYQGTVNSSNDTYTSAKELAESIGATFYKWTIDDEVVGYISKIEGALGRRLTWEQDDITLQNIQARVRAPGIWMLANIRYALLLATSNRSEASVGYATMDGDTAGSISPIAGIDKAFIRQFLIWAQQELGYTGLQYVNNLQPSAELRPSEEEQTDEKDLMPYEVLNQIERLAFHDRYSPEEVYDLLLEQNIAAPDLLKGWITKFYSLWSRNQWKRERYAPAFHLDDYNVDPRSWLRFPILSGGFKDELKRVQQK; this comes from the coding sequence ATGGAAGAAACGAGATTAATGCTGGCAGCGGCCGCCCTGAACCAAACACCTATGGATTGGGCCGGTAACCTGCAAAACATACACACTGCCATTTCTGAGGCAAAACAAAACAGCACCCACATCCTGCTACTACCAGAGCTTTGCATTACCGGCTACGGCTGCGAAGACATGTTCCTAAGCCCCTGGCTTTCTGAAATGGCCTTTAACCAACTGCTTCAGATAAAGGAATGGTGTGATGGCATCACTGTGGCAGTAGGCCTTCCCGTTTTCCTGGATAAGAAAGTATACAATACCGCCTGCGTAATTAAGCATAAGGAAATCATTGGCTTTACAGCTAAACAGTTCTTGGCCAACGACGGTGTACATTATGAGCCGCGTTGGTTTACACCGTGGCCTGCCCATGAGGTTCAGGAGTTCGAGTTTTTTGGGCAGAAGTACAAGATCGGTGACATAATATATGAAGAGCAAGGCGTAAAGTATGCCTTTGAAATTTGCGAGGATGCCTGGAGGCCTAACCGCCCAGCCGAGCGGCATATGCCAAAAGGAGTACAACTCATACTAAACCCGAGCGCCAGCCATTTTGCCCTTAGTAAAACCGACGTGCGCCACAGGTTGGTAGTAGAGGCTTCAAAAAAATACCAGTGTGCTTACATGTATGCCAACTTATTAGGCAACGAGGCTGGTAAAATGATCTATGATGGAGAGGTGTTGGTTGCGCAGAACGGAAAGTTGATTCGTCGTAATGAACTGCTGTGCTTTAAGGATGTGGATCTGGAATGTGCAGAAGTGTGCTTCTCTGATAAACCGGTTATTGAAGAGGTAATTGAATACTTGCCGCCGATAGATGAAAACACAGAACTCGTATCAGCGTTAAGCCTCGCCCTGTTCGACTATATGCGCAAGAGCCGTAGCCGTGGCTTTGTTTTGTCTTTAAGCGGTGGCGCCGATTCTTCTTTATGTGCCGTTGCTGTGGCTGAGATGGTACGACGTGGCGTGGAAAGCATCGGAATGGAGGCTTTCATGAACAAAGCGCTTCTGTTCACTGAAGAGGAAAAAGCTGCTATTGGGCAAATGCCACAGCAGGAAGCGTTAAAAGCCATGGTGGGTAAGCTACTTACCTGCGCCTACCAGGGTACTGTAAACTCCTCAAACGATACTTATACTTCTGCTAAAGAATTGGCAGAGTCAATTGGGGCCACTTTTTACAAGTGGACAATAGACGATGAAGTAGTAGGCTACATTTCTAAAATAGAGGGCGCACTTGGACGTAGGCTAACCTGGGAGCAGGATGACATCACGCTTCAGAACATACAGGCCCGTGTACGTGCTCCTGGAATCTGGATGTTGGCCAATATCAGGTATGCGCTCTTGCTGGCCACTTCAAACCGTAGTGAGGCTTCAGTAGGATATGCTACCATGGATGGTGACACAGCAGGAAGTATATCTCCTATCGCCGGTATTGATAAAGCCTTTATCAGGCAATTTCTGATATGGGCACAGCAGGAGTTAGGATACACTGGCCTTCAATATGTAAATAACCTGCAGCCAAGTGCCGAGCTTCGTCCGTCAGAAGAGGAGCAGACTGATGAGAAAGATTTGATGCCTTACGAGGTGCTGAACCAGATTGAGCGCCTGGCCTTCCACGACCGCTACTCACCTGAGGAAGTATACGACCTACTTCTGGAGCAGAATATAGCTGCACCGGATCTTCTAAAAGGGTGGATAACCAAGTTCTACAGCCTGTGGAGCCGCAATCAGTGGAAGCGTGAGCGCTATGCTCCGGCGTTTCATCTGGATGATTATAACGTGGACCCTCGCAGCTGGCTCCGTTTCCCAATTTTGAGTGGAGGCTTTAAAGATGAGCTAAAGCGGGTACAGCAAAAATAA
- a CDS encoding MarC family protein, whose product MFSLKEIASVTLTLFAVIDIIGSIPIIIDLRKREGKIESEKATVISGVLMIAFLFLGQSILKLFGIDFESFAMAGAIIIFLIGLEMILGKDFFHTDPETKSGSIVPLAFPLIVGAGTMTTLLSLRAAYSLPNVLVGIVLNLVFVYIVLKASSWIERKLGKDGANVLRKVFGIILLAIAIKLFKTNL is encoded by the coding sequence ATGTTCAGTCTCAAAGAGATTGCATCTGTTACACTAACACTATTTGCTGTAATCGATATCATTGGCTCTATCCCAATCATCATCGACCTCCGCAAACGCGAGGGAAAGATAGAATCTGAAAAAGCTACCGTTATTTCGGGCGTGCTGATGATTGCTTTCCTGTTTTTGGGGCAGTCCATTCTCAAGCTTTTCGGCATCGATTTCGAGTCGTTTGCCATGGCGGGTGCTATCATCATTTTCCTAATCGGTTTAGAGATGATCCTGGGCAAAGACTTCTTCCATACGGACCCTGAAACTAAGAGTGGTTCCATTGTGCCGCTGGCTTTCCCGCTCATTGTAGGGGCAGGCACCATGACTACGCTGCTCTCGCTACGTGCAGCTTACTCGCTACCAAACGTACTGGTAGGCATTGTGCTGAACCTGGTGTTCGTTTACATTGTATTAAAGGCAAGCAGCTGGATCGAGCGCAAACTCGGAAAAGATGGGGCCAATGTACTGCGCAAAGTGTTCGGCATCATTCTGCTCGCTATAGCTATCAAATTATTTAAGACAAATCTCTAA
- a CDS encoding saccharopine dehydrogenase family protein, whose protein sequence is MKKILLLGAGRSASSLIRYLFDNATAENWHITIGDISITHLQPLVEPIVFADTITFNVHDTEQRAEEVRKADLVISLLPAVFHIEVARECLKQGKHLVTASYVSPDILNLHAEAQQKNLTILMESGLDPGLDHMSAMRVIRSVKAAGGKLTSFKSYTGGLVALESDNNPWRYKFTWSPRNVVLAGQGTAKYIKEGQYKYIPYHQLFRRTDEFYVEGYGYFEGYANRDSLSYREPYGLLNIPTMLRGTLRRKGYCEAWNVFVQLGLTENSYTLDGAEHMTRRTFVEAFLPPAVSPEQSMAERLSLYLGIPVDGEVMQKLVWLGLFDDTPVGLAEATPAQILEKILKDKWTLAPGDKDMIVMQHMFEYELNGVLRELTSTLVVTGDDEVQTAMAKTVGLPVGILAKLLLQGKITHRGVVIPIHPESYEPVLDELEEYGVNFVETERVISKG, encoded by the coding sequence ATGAAAAAGATTCTTCTGCTTGGCGCTGGTCGGTCAGCCTCTTCGCTCATCAGGTATCTGTTTGATAATGCTACAGCCGAAAACTGGCACATTACCATTGGTGACATCAGTATCACGCATCTGCAGCCGCTTGTGGAGCCGATTGTTTTTGCCGACACGATCACCTTTAATGTGCACGATACTGAGCAGCGGGCAGAGGAGGTGCGCAAGGCTGACCTGGTTATTTCGCTGCTGCCTGCTGTTTTTCATATTGAGGTAGCCCGGGAGTGTCTGAAGCAGGGGAAGCACCTGGTTACAGCTAGTTATGTGTCGCCTGATATACTGAACCTGCATGCGGAGGCACAGCAAAAGAACCTGACTATCCTAATGGAGTCAGGGTTGGATCCAGGTTTGGACCACATGTCGGCCATGCGCGTGATCAGGAGTGTAAAGGCTGCAGGAGGTAAGCTTACTTCCTTTAAGTCCTACACAGGTGGCTTGGTAGCACTTGAGTCTGATAACAACCCCTGGCGCTACAAGTTTACCTGGAGTCCTCGCAACGTAGTATTGGCAGGGCAAGGTACAGCCAAGTACATCAAGGAAGGGCAGTACAAATACATCCCATACCACCAGCTCTTTAGGCGCACCGATGAGTTTTATGTGGAGGGCTACGGCTATTTTGAAGGCTATGCCAACCGTGATTCCTTAAGTTACCGTGAGCCTTACGGTCTGCTCAATATCCCAACTATGCTGCGCGGCACACTCCGCCGGAAGGGCTACTGTGAGGCCTGGAATGTATTTGTGCAGCTTGGCCTCACCGAAAACAGCTATACATTAGATGGTGCGGAGCACATGACGCGCCGTACTTTTGTAGAGGCATTCTTGCCGCCTGCTGTGTCGCCAGAGCAAAGTATGGCAGAGCGGCTTAGCCTGTACTTAGGTATACCTGTGGATGGAGAGGTGATGCAGAAGCTAGTGTGGCTGGGGCTGTTCGATGATACGCCGGTAGGATTGGCCGAGGCTACGCCAGCCCAGATACTGGAGAAAATCCTGAAGGATAAGTGGACACTGGCTCCCGGTGATAAGGACATGATTGTAATGCAGCACATGTTTGAGTACGAACTAAATGGAGTGCTGCGTGAATTAACCTCCACTTTGGTCGTTACCGGCGATGATGAAGTGCAAACAGCCATGGCTAAAACCGTCGGCTTACCAGTAGGTATACTGGCAAAACTGTTGTTACAGGGCAAGATTACACATCGAGGCGTAGTTATACCTATCCATCCGGAATCATATGAACCAGTGTTAGACGAGCTGGAAGAGTATGGGGTAAATTTTGTAGAGACGGAGAGGGTAATTTCAAAAGGCTGA
- a CDS encoding aminotransferase class V-fold PLP-dependent enzyme, with protein MLNFYPGPSKVYPEVRTYLVDAYDEGIMNTPHRGEHFVQLSRSVVSSIKRKLNIPQDYYIFFASSATECWEILIQSLTKHKSYHIYNGSFGEKWFQYAQKIRPAAEGHQFDLNEAMPVSELQISSDTELICFTQNETSNGTQVNANTILNLHNRFRDTLIAVDATSSMAGLNLKLIKADIWFASVQKCFGLPPGLAVMACSPRCIFRAKKIAERDHYNSLVPMYEKMLNYQTTHTPNELNIYLLKRMLEDRPFIKGIDQHLTDRAQDLYTFFEQFSDFKLLVENEEVRSKTVITLQANEKLVEDVKKRALHHNLRLGNGYGPWARNTFRIANFPAIVDEEYEELKRFFLHYYA; from the coding sequence ATGCTCAACTTTTATCCCGGCCCCTCAAAAGTGTATCCTGAAGTACGTACCTACCTGGTAGATGCGTACGACGAGGGCATTATGAACACACCACACCGGGGTGAGCACTTTGTGCAGTTGTCACGGTCGGTGGTAAGCTCTATTAAGCGCAAGCTCAACATTCCGCAGGATTATTATATATTCTTTGCCTCTTCGGCAACAGAATGCTGGGAAATCCTGATCCAGAGCCTGACTAAGCATAAGAGCTACCATATTTACAATGGCTCGTTTGGGGAGAAGTGGTTTCAGTATGCGCAAAAGATACGCCCTGCCGCCGAAGGGCACCAGTTTGACCTGAATGAGGCCATGCCGGTAAGTGAACTACAGATTAGCTCTGACACAGAGTTAATTTGCTTTACACAAAACGAAACATCCAATGGCACGCAGGTTAATGCTAACACTATACTTAACCTGCACAACCGCTTCCGCGACACCCTGATTGCTGTAGATGCCACTTCATCCATGGCCGGCCTGAACCTAAAACTGATCAAGGCAGATATCTGGTTTGCGTCTGTACAAAAGTGCTTTGGCCTGCCTCCAGGGCTTGCGGTTATGGCCTGTTCTCCTCGCTGTATATTTAGGGCGAAAAAGATAGCAGAGCGTGACCACTACAACAGTTTGGTACCGATGTATGAGAAAATGCTCAACTACCAGACTACCCATACTCCTAATGAGCTCAACATTTACCTACTCAAGCGAATGCTGGAGGATCGCCCGTTCATAAAAGGTATAGACCAGCACCTGACTGACCGCGCACAGGACTTGTACACCTTCTTTGAGCAATTCTCTGATTTTAAGCTATTGGTAGAAAACGAGGAGGTGCGCTCTAAAACAGTAATCACCTTGCAAGCCAACGAGAAACTGGTAGAGGATGTAAAAAAGCGTGCGTTGCACCACAACCTGCGCCTGGGCAACGGATATGGCCCATGGGCACGCAATACCTTTCGCATTGCCAACTTCCCGGCTATAGTTGATGAGGAATACGAAGAGCTGAAACGCTTTTTCCTGCACTACTATGCCTGA
- the rnhA gene encoding ribonuclease HI, whose product MIELFTDGASRGNPGPGGYGAILRWKQHEKELTEGFRKTTNNRMELLAVIKGLEAITKPGMPVTVYSDSKYVVDAVEKGWVFGWQKKGFKGKANADLWSRFLRVYPKHQVKFVWIRGHAGHPENERCDQLAVASALSPNLLVDQGFESGAYQPS is encoded by the coding sequence ATGATCGAATTATTTACAGACGGAGCCTCAAGAGGAAACCCAGGTCCAGGCGGCTATGGCGCTATTCTACGCTGGAAGCAGCATGAAAAAGAGTTGACGGAGGGCTTCCGTAAGACCACCAACAATCGCATGGAGCTTCTGGCCGTGATCAAGGGACTAGAGGCGATTACCAAGCCGGGCATGCCTGTTACCGTTTACTCCGATTCCAAATACGTTGTAGATGCTGTAGAAAAAGGCTGGGTGTTTGGCTGGCAAAAGAAGGGCTTCAAAGGAAAGGCCAATGCGGATTTATGGTCTCGCTTTCTGCGTGTGTACCCAAAGCACCAGGTTAAGTTTGTGTGGATTCGAGGCCATGCGGGTCACCCAGAGAACGAGCGTTGCGACCAACTAGCTGTTGCCAGTGCTCTTTCCCCTAACCTGCTTGTAGACCAGGGATTTGAGTCTGGCGCTTACCAGCCCAGCTAA
- a CDS encoding tRNA1(Val) (adenine(37)-N6)-methyltransferase encodes MPNSYFQFKQFRVEQDRCAMKVCTDSCVFGAYVEVQEAQRILDIGTGTGLLSLMVTQRSHASIDAVEINAEAQLQAQENFAASPWAKQLHLHPMSLQEFARCERPKYDVILSNPPFFLSSLKSPDAARNTAKHTGELLFEDILQFAQSHLKDQGKLCLLLPPPEAAHFAKLAKASDLYLSETLQVFTYHGGKCIRHIQTYTFTPMAMPVIKEFYIREEDKVTYTSAFTELLKSYYLIF; translated from the coding sequence ATGCCTAATTCATACTTCCAGTTTAAGCAGTTTCGGGTAGAGCAAGACAGGTGCGCCATGAAGGTGTGCACTGATTCCTGCGTATTTGGAGCCTATGTGGAGGTACAGGAAGCACAGCGCATTCTGGATATTGGTACCGGTACAGGTTTGCTCTCGCTGATGGTGACCCAACGCAGCCATGCTAGTATAGATGCTGTAGAAATTAACGCTGAGGCGCAGCTACAGGCGCAAGAGAATTTTGCTGCCAGCCCTTGGGCAAAGCAGTTACACCTGCACCCGATGAGTTTACAGGAGTTTGCCAGGTGTGAGCGCCCTAAGTACGATGTTATACTTTCTAACCCGCCATTCTTCCTGAGCTCGCTTAAGTCTCCGGATGCGGCACGCAACACAGCCAAACACACCGGAGAGCTCCTTTTCGAAGATATTCTCCAATTTGCCCAAAGCCACCTAAAAGACCAAGGCAAGCTATGCCTGTTGCTGCCTCCCCCTGAGGCGGCACACTTTGCTAAACTGGCCAAAGCATCAGATTTATACTTGTCGGAAACCCTACAGGTATTTACCTACCACGGCGGCAAATGTATCCGCCACATTCAGACCTATACTTTTACACCTATGGCAATGCCTGTCATCAAGGAGTTCTACATCCGGGAAGAAGATAAAGTGACCTATACTTCAGCTTTTACGGAGTTACTCAAAAGCTACTACCTCATCTTCTAA
- a CDS encoding polysaccharide deacetylase family protein translates to MIRKFTFAALLCLCSLSVFSQDWNKKKCAVVLTYDDALNVHLDKAIPALDSLQLKGTFFLTAASPTFNERFSEWEAAAKRHELANHTLFHPCNGQLPGRSFVTADYDLATYSVRRITDELRMTNKVLEAVDGKKERTFAYPCGDMKIGDTFYLEGMKGDFVAARGVQGEMVPRNTSDLYTIGSIMINGQSGDEMIKLVKEALRTNSMVVFLFHGVGGEHDLNVSLEAHRQLLRYLKKHEKEIWNPTFIEAAKYLKETSTAAVKKK, encoded by the coding sequence ATGATCAGAAAGTTTACCTTCGCTGCTTTGCTATGCCTGTGTAGCCTTTCGGTGTTCTCTCAGGATTGGAACAAGAAGAAGTGTGCCGTGGTGCTTACCTATGATGATGCTCTGAATGTGCACCTAGACAAAGCCATTCCAGCGTTGGATTCACTGCAACTAAAAGGGACATTCTTCCTGACAGCTGCTTCGCCTACTTTTAATGAGCGTTTTTCTGAATGGGAAGCAGCAGCCAAACGGCATGAACTGGCAAACCACACACTTTTTCATCCTTGCAACGGGCAGTTACCCGGCAGAAGCTTTGTAACGGCTGATTACGACCTTGCCACTTATTCCGTACGTCGCATTACAGATGAGCTGAGAATGACGAATAAGGTTTTGGAAGCAGTTGATGGGAAGAAGGAGCGTACCTTTGCCTACCCATGCGGAGACATGAAGATTGGTGACACATTTTACCTGGAGGGGATGAAGGGCGACTTTGTAGCCGCACGGGGTGTACAGGGGGAAATGGTTCCGAGAAACACCTCAGACTTATATACCATTGGCAGCATTATGATCAATGGGCAGTCTGGCGACGAGATGATTAAGCTGGTAAAAGAGGCTTTGCGAACGAACAGCATGGTCGTGTTTCTTTTTCATGGAGTAGGAGGTGAGCATGACCTGAATGTATCGCTTGAGGCACATCGCCAATTACTGCGTTACCTGAAAAAACACGAAAAGGAAATATGGAACCCTACCTTTATTGAAGCAGCGAAGTATCTGAAAGAGACAAGTACAGCTGCCGTTAAAAAGAAGTAG
- a CDS encoding nuclear transport factor 2 family protein: MNNEERQRQIIENYIQAYNAFDVDGMVKNLHPDIVFENITDGITNLKIQGVSAFKLQAEQAMTFFLEREQRIGSIDHKEDMAEVAIEYSGTVAVDLPNGLSAGDKLTLEGKSSFYFEGGKIIRLQDIS; this comes from the coding sequence ATGAATAACGAGGAACGCCAGCGGCAAATTATAGAAAACTACATACAAGCCTACAATGCTTTTGATGTAGACGGTATGGTGAAAAACCTGCATCCTGATATCGTTTTTGAGAACATTACCGATGGCATCACCAACCTGAAAATCCAAGGTGTGTCTGCTTTTAAGCTGCAGGCAGAGCAGGCCATGACCTTTTTTCTGGAGAGAGAGCAGCGGATTGGGAGCATAGATCACAAAGAAGATATGGCTGAAGTTGCCATAGAGTATAGCGGTACAGTAGCAGTAGACTTGCCTAATGGCTTAAGCGCCGGAGATAAACTGACCTTGGAGGGCAAGTCTAGCTTTTACTTTGAGGGAGGCAAAATCATCCGGCTGCAGGATATCAGCTAG
- the cdd gene encoding cytidine deaminase, with the protein MASKLEVQISVDVLDPQELTEEEQQAIALAQEAANDAYAPYSNFLVGAALMMEDGTFFKGSNQENAAYPSGLCAERTALFALSAHYPKARIKLLAVTARRRQEELFLPAMPCGACRQVMSEYEYKQREAIPVLLQAPNGKFYRFKSVADLLPFQFTPDDL; encoded by the coding sequence ATGGCAAGTAAACTGGAAGTACAAATAAGTGTTGACGTACTGGACCCACAGGAGTTAACGGAAGAGGAGCAGCAAGCTATAGCACTTGCCCAGGAGGCAGCTAATGATGCCTATGCTCCCTACTCTAACTTTTTAGTTGGTGCAGCCCTGATGATGGAAGATGGTACTTTTTTCAAGGGCAGTAACCAGGAGAATGCTGCTTATCCTTCAGGCTTGTGTGCTGAGCGCACAGCCCTTTTTGCTTTAAGCGCACATTATCCTAAAGCCAGGATAAAATTACTGGCCGTAACGGCGCGTCGTCGCCAGGAAGAACTGTTCTTGCCTGCCATGCCTTGTGGTGCCTGCCGCCAAGTGATGTCTGAATATGAGTATAAGCAGCGTGAAGCTATACCTGTACTACTGCAGGCGCCGAACGGTAAATTTTACCGCTTTAAATCTGTAGCAGATTTACTGCCCTTCCAATTTACTCCGGATGACCTATAG
- the aroQ gene encoding type II 3-dehydroquinate dehydratase: MKILILNGPNLNLLGVREKSVYGSRSFEDYFEELKAAFPALELSYFQSNTEGTLIDKLHEVGFSYKGIVFNAGAYTHTSVAISDAIKAIESPVVEVHISNVYAREAFRHKSMIAPYCKGSISGFGLDSYRLALQYFERLKPNRIGFTV; this comes from the coding sequence ATGAAGATACTCATCCTGAATGGTCCTAACCTGAATTTGTTAGGTGTGCGTGAAAAATCAGTGTACGGCAGCCGCTCCTTCGAAGACTACTTTGAAGAACTGAAAGCAGCGTTTCCGGCACTGGAGCTATCGTACTTCCAGTCGAATACAGAGGGCACACTGATAGACAAACTGCATGAAGTAGGCTTTAGCTACAAAGGCATTGTTTTTAATGCTGGAGCTTATACCCATACTTCAGTGGCCATATCGGATGCGATCAAGGCTATAGAATCGCCAGTAGTGGAGGTGCATATTTCCAATGTCTACGCCCGAGAAGCCTTCCGCCATAAAAGTATGATTGCCCCTTATTGCAAAGGCAGCATCAGCGGCTTTGGCTTAGATAGTTACCGCCTGGCACTGCAATACTTTGAGCGCCTGAAGCCAAACAGAATTGGTTTTACAGTATAA
- a CDS encoding alpha/beta hydrolase gives MIEHSLTVPRTARYYTLGTPSKSIQDLWIVCHGYGQLARFFLRHFSVLDNERTLVVAPEALSRFYLEKFSGRVGATWMTKEDRLSEIDDQANYLNLLLQEQLQQLPHNVRITVLGFSQGGATVSRWLATQQVPVDRLILWAASFPEDIDFTTGKAAFANLPVAVVYGTRDEFITPEALQHKQQLMHSLGIHPKVYIFEGGHTLHPEILELVNRDL, from the coding sequence ATGATAGAGCATAGCCTTACCGTACCCCGCACCGCCCGCTACTATACCCTGGGCACACCATCTAAAAGTATACAGGACCTTTGGATTGTTTGCCACGGCTACGGTCAATTGGCCCGCTTCTTTCTGCGCCACTTCAGTGTACTGGATAATGAGAGGACGCTGGTGGTGGCACCAGAGGCACTTTCCAGATTTTACCTGGAGAAGTTCTCTGGACGTGTAGGGGCCACTTGGATGACCAAAGAGGATCGTTTATCTGAGATTGACGACCAAGCCAATTACTTAAATTTACTGTTACAGGAGCAACTGCAACAGTTACCTCATAACGTGCGCATAACGGTGCTTGGCTTCTCTCAGGGTGGTGCCACGGTAAGCCGTTGGCTGGCAACACAACAGGTGCCGGTAGACCGACTTATACTTTGGGCTGCCTCTTTTCCTGAAGATATAGACTTTACGACCGGAAAAGCTGCTTTCGCTAACCTACCTGTCGCTGTAGTATATGGCACCCGGGATGAATTTATAACTCCAGAGGCTCTGCAACATAAACAGCAACTGATGCACAGTTTAGGAATACACCCAAAGGTTTATATTTTCGAGGGAGGCCATACGCTACATCCTGAAATACTGGAGTTGGTAAATCGAGACTTATAG